The following are encoded in a window of Osmia bicornis bicornis chromosome 15, iOsmBic2.1, whole genome shotgun sequence genomic DNA:
- the LOC114882864 gene encoding ankycorbin isoform X3: MHACQQGDRARVLRLLKEQEETIGYRDRTLRSALHYCMDAGTGGAVASAAPELVNAPDAEGHTPLHLAVIAGDTQLVAVLLANGADVNAKDLEGHSVLHWATVCGETECVRLVLAAGARPSTPDLRGGSPLHYAAQCCGAAATAELAVPKKVGLKVLQTLLEFGADVNAKDEDGRQPILWAASAGSVEAVLALARAGGSAAAGAADKDGLTALHCAASRGHARCVEALVNLCGAHPDHVDDNGCSALHYAATLGHADATALILKLGADPNRQDRKGRTPALCAAAKGQLETLKILAQHGGSLYARTVRGTGVAHEAVASGRIELIKWLAKKRPSTLDVATHDGKTPLHVAALHGHLDACKVLLDNGARINAVLRTNKGNLMTALDAALYRGHRDCAKLIQMHGGTTAQQLRMQKTVPNKVFAAKLRMKHMDSSSDTESSPRRRSCSHKLPGLYYEEQWIEKRTRRRGNRRKLARQDSRSFSEEEVRLSKTSSKKDHQRRARSESARYDEDHKLRRKRSRKRSTKSRHDSSESSIESDSYDHLEDTRQRFESKSSKSNGTEEREELRRDEEDDESVSDDSLEVVVVRKSLEKKCEKMVSGRRSKTPRESSKEIKLTKTHRSTRRKLKSSRSKTSDNGDSTTDRMQSFDKEHGLKESESQPQDTPRTSMEEDKTNGGKIIENRYRRDVTDSTSQETVERVVVTAMVHKDQGPDTPKSITETSKEVTFDDRLRTEVIETEQVTRDAGVSKMDDIVEQSDESRSNLVTKAATLKKDVEEMRQQAILEKTQREDTKRDQKGDVRGGGDDDGKRGEKDVPSVQEKEVQEDKKEKGRLDARGTTESESPSDSQQQPSQQDEASSKSTKPDENLDQDSHSEKTDLSERTSREDHDESEETSKSSQRDVQSGATTPRTVVEDVPPSEDEDRKSTSEESKGKSKHKSGTVRRKPSIDETKSKSSSSRQSDESPKKSDSSRKRREHGKRRESCTKNVSIKVSTDKTSKSSIEETSETRQVEEDVTENVTKETPGKDSDEKEQVRSARRKSVEFSSVSKEEAEDGSLGIDTPTASKRRMSTEQEAVQGSSQVQTNQEEEEEIKKTKKHPVEDALSTEAGNFRYIDESSSSSPKSAQARRSRPSTGKIRKTGRSKSSSKKCLFESSEERSPDRSAIVAVIESPEWDEEDEQIEKEIRDAIGEDAEHETEPEEDNEIGVVRVLPSTSEEETSRGPDTCRTIAGDSLPQVQSGTRTRMIRVQSPQESGSNRLQGRQRRDSGGRDSGIEPSPRVSRIPRRRIMKCCPNSARQQTLNMDTITRDVQISLRRYHLERKIFFQLMELKRLQIRHGRANEQVLVKRQVDAFHKAGMSGPTLGVAKYDQPLTFRHFEAFLYDQLRKLQRRPATPDFCTEAKQCTQKTHRCHHATSAYTSFPAYTYLGGGGQEQADLLPKIESRGKGQMTVEVTHGEEKQIIALPTEKLDRTKKYYVTFTVRGEASEEKSKSSHGIQRNAKSV; this comes from the exons ATGCATGCTTGCCAACAGGGCGACAGGGCAAGAGTGCTGAGACTGTTAAAGGAACAAGAGGAAACGATCGGTTACAGAGATCGCACTCTGAGGAGCGCATTGCATTATTGCATGGATGCTGGAACCGGAGGTGCCGTCGCCTCGGCGGCGCCGGAACTGGTGAACGCGCCGGACGCCGAGGGGCACACTCCGCTTCATCTAGCAGTAATCGCAGGCGATACCCAACTGGTAGCTGTTTTATTAGCAAACGGTGCCGATGTGAACGCCAAGGACTTGGAGGGTCACAGTGTCCTTCATTGGGCCACCG TGTGTGGAGAAACAGAGTGTGTTCGATTGGTACTAGCAGCGGGTGCTCGACCATCAACACCTGATCTTCGCGGTGGATCTCCTCTTCATTACGCTGCCCAATGTTGCGGTGCAGCCGCTACTGCCGAACTTGCTGTACCCAAAAAGGTCGGCTTGAAGGTTCTTCAAACCCTTTTAGAATTTGGTGCCGATGTGAACGCGAAAGATGAAGACGGAAGGCAGCCGATTCTATGGGCGGCAAGTGCTGGCAGCGTTGAAGCCGTGTTAGCTCTTGCGAG AGCCGGTGGTTCAGCTGCCGCAGGAGCTGCAGACAAGGATGGCCTGACGGCTCTTCACTGCGCCGCATCTAGAGGACACGCGAGATGCGTCGAGGCTTTGGTGAACCTCTGCGGTGCTCATCCCGATCATGTAGACGATAATGGGTGCTCGGCTCTGCATTACGCCGCCACTCTTGGTCACGCCGATGCCACGGCTTTGATTCTCAAATTAGGAGCCGATCCGAATCGTCAGGATCGAAAGGGTAGAAC ACCAGCACTTTGCGCAGCAGCCAAAGGTCAACTAGAGACCCTGAAGATCTTGGCGCAACACGGTGGATCACTTTATGCAAGGACAGTACGAGGAACCGGCGTCGCCCACGAAGCCGTGGCATCGGGTCGAATCGAATTAATAAAATGGCTGGCGAAAAAACGTCCAAGCACCTTAGACGTCGCTACACACGATGGGAAGACACCCTTACACGTGGCGGCTCTTCATGGACATTTAGACGCGTGCAAAGTTCTCTTGGATAATGGTGCGAGGATCAATGCGGTTCTTCGAACCAACAAAGGCAATCTGATGACTGCCTTGGATGCCGCACTTTATAGGGGACACAGGGACTGTGCGAAATTAATTCAAATGCACGGAGGTACCACGGCGCAACAGCTGAGGATGCAGAAGACTGTGCCGAACAAAG TATTTGCAGCGAAACTGCGAATGAAACACATGGACAGTAGTAGCGATACCGAAAGCAGCCCTCGTAGACGAAGCTGTAGTCACAAACTGCCAGGACTGTATTACGAGGAACAATGGATAGAAAAGAGAACACGACGAAGAGGAAATCGTAGGAAATTAGCTCGTCAGGATAGTCGAAGTTTCAGCGAGGAGGAAGTTAGATTATCAAAAACGTCTTCGAAGAAAGATCATCAGAGAAGAGCTCGCAGTGAATCGGCAag ATACGATGAAGACCACAAgttaagaagaaaaagaagtagAAAACGATCAACAAAGAGCAGACACGATTCCAGCGAGTCATCCATAGAATCAGACAGCTACGACCACTTGGAGGACACGAGGCAAAGATTCGAAAGTAAATCGAGCAAAAGCAATGGTACAGAAGAGAGGGAAGAATTAAGAAGAGACGAAGAAGATGACGAAAGCGTGAGCGACGATAGCCTAGAAGTAGTGGTAGTAAGAAAATCCTTAGAAAAGAAGTGCGAGAAAATGGTGTCTGGAAGAAGATCAAAAACTCCGAGGGAAAGTTCGAAAGAGATAAAATTGACGAAAACTCATCGTAGTAccagaagaaaattaaaatcgagCAGATCGAAGACCTCCGACAATGGCGATAGCACCACCGATCGAATGCAATCTTTCGATAAAGAACATGGGTTAAAAGAGTCCGAATCTCAGCCACAAGATACTCCAAGAACCTCGATGGAGGAGGATAAAACAAATGGAgggaaaataattgaaaatcgGTATCGTAGGGATGTGACTGATAGCACTAGTCAAGAAACTGTTGAACGCGTTGTGGTAACCGCCATGGTGCACAAGGATCAAGGTCCAGATACACCGAAATCTATAACAGAGACCTCGAAGGAAGTCACTTTTGATGATAGACTAAGAACGGAAGTAATTGAGACGGAACAAGTGACCAGAGACGCAGGTGTCAGCAAAATGGATGACATTGTTGAGCAGAGCGATGAATCGCGTAGCAATCTTGTGACGAAAGCTGCTACCTTGAAGAAGGACGTGGAAGAAATGAGGCAGCAAGCTATATTGGAGAAGACCCAGAGAGAAGATACGAAACGGGACCAAAAGGGGGATGTAAGAGGAGGTGGGGATGATGATGGTAAAAGGGGTGAAAAAGATGTGCCTTCGGTGCAGGAAAAGGAGGTGCAAGaagataagaaagaaaagg gcaggtTAGACGCACGCGGAACAACCGAATCAGAAAGTCCCTCGGATTCTCAGCAACAACCGAGTCAGCAAGACGAAGCTTCTTCTAAATCAACAAAACCTGACGAAAATCTCGACCAAGATTCTCACAGTGAAAAAACCGACTTATCTGAACGTACCTCCAGAGAAGATCACGATGAATCAGAAGAAACAAGTAAATCGAGTCAGAGGGATGTCCAAAGTGGAGCTACTACGCCAAGAACAGTTGTGGAGGATGTTCCGCCATCGGAAGACGAAGATAGAAAATCTACATCAGAAGAATCTAAAGGTAAATCGAAGCACAAATCAGGCACAGTTAGAAGGAAACCATCGATCGATGAAACAAAGTCGAAATCCTCGTCTTCGAGGCAATCGGATGAAAGTCCTAAAAAGAGTGACAGCAGTCGTAAACGAAGAGAACACGGTAAACGACGTGAATCTTGTACAAAGAATGTCTCAATAAAAGTTTCGACGGATAAAACGAGCAAATCGTCCATAGAGGAAACGTCGGAAACTCGACAAGTTGAAGAGGATGTTACCGAGAACGTTACAAAAGAAACACCAGGCAAAGATTCAGATGAAAAGGAACAGGTTCGTTCAGCTCGTAGAAAATCGGTTGAGTTTTCATCAGTATCgaaagaagaagcagaagatGGGTCATTGGGTATTGATACACCGACTGCCTCAAAGAGAAGGATGTCTACTGAGCAGGAAGCTGTTCAAGGATCGTCACAGGTGCAAACAAAtcaggaggaggaagaggagattAAAAAGACTAAGAAACATCCTGTAGAAGATGCACTGTCGACAG AAGCAGGAAATTTTCGGTACATCGACGAAAGTTCGTCGAGTTCCCCGAAATCGGCGCAGGCCAGACGATCGAGACCTTCCACAGGGAAAATTAGGAAAACCGGACGATCTAAATCGTCGTCGAAGAAATGCTTGTTCGAAAGTTCAGAGGAACGTTCTCCGGATAGAAGCGCGATAGTGGCAGTAATTGAGAGTCCAGAATGGGACGAAGAGGATGAGCAGATTGAAAAGGAGATCAGAGACGCCATTGGAGAGGACGCTGAACACGAAACGGAACCGGAAGAGGACAATGAAATCGGGGTTGTAAGAGTTTTACCGAGTACCAGCGAAGAGGAGACCTCTCGAGGTCCTGATACCTGTAGAACTATAGCAGGCGACTCGTTACCTCAA GTGCAATCTGGTACCCGTACTCGGATGATCCGTGTTCAAAGCCCCCAAGAAAGTGGAAGTAACCGACTACAAGGAAGACAACGTCGTGACAGCGGTGGCAGGGACAGTGGAATAGAACCCAGTCCAAGAGTATCAAGAATACCAAGAAGACGAATCATGAAGTGTTGCCCGAACAGTGCTAGACAGCAGACTCTTAATATGGACACTATAACCAGAGATGTACAGATTAGCTTGCGCCGTTATCATCTCGAGAGGAagattttctttcaattaatgGAACTGAAGAGGCTACAGATACGTCATGGAAGAGCGAACGAACAAGTTTTGGTTAAAAGACAG GTGGATGCATTCCATAAGGCGGGTATGTCTGGACCCACCCTCGGAGTAGCGAAATACGACCAACCCCTAACATTCAG aCACTTTGAAGCCTTTCTTTATGATCAATTAAGGAAGCTTCAAAGAAGACCAGCTACCCCAGACTTTTGCACGGAAGCGAAGCAATGTACTCAAAAAACTCACCGTTGTCATCACGCTACAAGTGCTTACACCTCTTTCCCTGCGTATACATATC TAGGTGGAGGAGGCCAAGAACAAGCGGATCTTCTTCCGAAGATAGAGAGCCGTGGAAAGGGACAAATGACG GTGGAAGTAACGCACGGGGAAGAAAAGCAAATAATAGCTCTTCCAACTGAGAAACTAGATCGTACGAAAAAATACTACGTAACATTCACTGTCAGAGGAGAAGCCTCTGAGGAAAAGTCAAAATCGTCGCATGGTATCCAAAGAAATGCCAAAAGTGTTTAA